The Mycolicibacterium hassiacum DSM 44199 genome includes a window with the following:
- a CDS encoding acyl-CoA dehydrogenase family protein, giving the protein MNTRLNVTADTPVADVVAAVEDWVATHVPERWRAAAAEGPAALRAVRSPDEYRAWYPTFAHSGLVVPTWPPEYGGLGLDPEVARAVERVLAPLRLTRLNPLGLNNAAAALFSHGTEEQRRRFLPPIVRNEEVWCQLFSEPGAGSDLASLATRAVRDGDDWVVTGQKVWTTWADVADFAILLARTDPDAPKHAGITYFALDMHQPGVTVRPLRQITGEAEFNEVFLDGARIPDAYRIGAVNDGWRVSASTLSSERQMVSGSGSGGMGRLGGSSAERLIEVAKANGRWDDPVVRTKVMRLWAQERIRAWTNERVRQALSAGQTPGPASSIGKVHQATLNQQIQDLMVDLLGTAALAWEPSENPDALPREVHGMLRSLANSTEGGTTDINKNILGERVLGLPKEPDPWKAKPWKDIPRS; this is encoded by the coding sequence ATGAACACACGATTGAACGTCACCGCCGACACTCCGGTCGCCGACGTCGTCGCCGCCGTCGAGGACTGGGTCGCCACCCACGTGCCCGAGCGGTGGCGCGCGGCGGCCGCCGAGGGCCCGGCCGCGCTGCGTGCGGTCCGCTCCCCCGATGAGTACCGGGCGTGGTACCCGACGTTCGCCCACTCGGGCCTGGTGGTGCCCACCTGGCCACCGGAGTACGGCGGGCTCGGGCTCGATCCCGAGGTCGCCCGCGCCGTCGAGCGGGTGCTGGCGCCGCTGCGGCTGACCCGGCTGAACCCGCTGGGCCTCAACAACGCCGCGGCGGCGCTGTTCAGCCACGGCACCGAGGAGCAGCGGCGGCGCTTCCTGCCGCCGATCGTGCGCAACGAAGAAGTGTGGTGTCAGCTGTTCAGCGAGCCCGGCGCCGGGTCGGACCTCGCCTCGCTGGCCACCCGCGCGGTGCGCGACGGCGACGACTGGGTGGTGACCGGCCAGAAGGTGTGGACCACCTGGGCCGACGTCGCCGACTTCGCGATCCTGTTGGCCCGCACCGACCCCGACGCCCCCAAGCACGCCGGCATCACCTACTTCGCGCTCGACATGCACCAGCCCGGCGTCACGGTGCGCCCGCTGCGCCAGATCACCGGTGAGGCCGAGTTCAACGAGGTGTTCCTCGACGGCGCCCGGATCCCCGACGCGTACCGCATCGGTGCGGTCAACGACGGCTGGCGGGTCAGCGCGTCGACGTTGTCCAGCGAGCGGCAGATGGTGTCCGGCTCGGGATCCGGCGGGATGGGCCGGCTGGGCGGCTCCAGCGCCGAACGGCTGATCGAGGTGGCCAAGGCCAACGGCCGCTGGGACGACCCGGTGGTGCGCACCAAGGTGATGCGGCTGTGGGCGCAGGAGAGGATCCGCGCATGGACCAACGAGCGTGTCCGGCAGGCGCTTTCGGCGGGTCAGACCCCGGGGCCGGCGTCCTCGATCGGCAAGGTGCATCAGGCCACCCTCAATCAGCAGATCCAGGATCTGATGGTGGACCTGCTGGGCACCGCCGCGCTGGCCTGGGAGCCTTCCGAGAACCCCGACGCCCTCCCCCGCGAGGTGCACGGCATGCTGCGCAGCCTGGCCAACAGCACCGAGGGCGGTACCACCGACATCAACAAGAACATCCTCGGCGAGCGGGTGCTCGGCCTGCCCAAGGAGCCGGATCCGTGGAAAGCTAAGCCCTGGAAGGACATTCCCAGATCGTGA
- a CDS encoding enoyl-CoA hydratase/isomerase family protein, translated as MSPDPGPPAPPYADVPGLRVALDGPVLRLTLDREERRNAVNDVMVDAMVAAIAASNTDERVRVIALDAAGPNFCAGSDLVANTTRSGPRPRVGSTQRRLPHKANRLIAVMTETQVPIVAVVRGWATGLGFHLALAADFCVAATDARFWEPFLARGFTPDSGATWLLPRLIGLARSRRLLMLGEEITGATAAEWEIIHAAHPPDELDRAAEKLVDRLANAPTVALGLTKWLLHTSAGLDLDRQLHNEAMALELAFRSEDFKEGLAAFREKREARFQGR; from the coding sequence ATGAGCCCGGATCCCGGCCCGCCCGCACCGCCGTACGCCGACGTCCCCGGCCTGCGGGTGGCCCTCGACGGGCCGGTGCTGCGGCTCACCCTCGACCGCGAGGAACGGCGCAACGCGGTCAACGACGTGATGGTCGACGCGATGGTGGCCGCGATCGCTGCGTCCAACACCGACGAGCGGGTGCGCGTCATCGCGCTGGACGCGGCCGGCCCCAACTTCTGCGCGGGCTCGGATCTGGTCGCCAACACCACCCGGTCCGGCCCCAGGCCGCGCGTGGGCAGCACGCAACGGCGCCTGCCGCACAAGGCGAACCGGTTGATCGCGGTGATGACCGAGACCCAGGTGCCGATCGTCGCCGTGGTGCGGGGCTGGGCCACCGGGCTGGGGTTCCACCTGGCGCTGGCGGCCGACTTCTGTGTCGCGGCCACCGATGCCCGGTTCTGGGAGCCGTTCCTGGCGCGCGGGTTCACTCCCGACAGCGGCGCGACGTGGCTGCTGCCCCGGCTGATCGGCCTGGCCCGCAGCCGCCGGCTGCTCATGCTCGGCGAGGAGATCACCGGTGCCACCGCCGCGGAGTGGGAGATCATCCACGCCGCCCACCCGCCCGACGAACTGGACCGCGCCGCCGAAAAGCTGGTCGACCGACTGGCGAACGCCCCGACGGTCGCGCTGGGCCTGACCAAGTGGCTGCTGCACACGTCGGCCGGGCTGGACCTGGACCGGCAGCTGCACAACGAGGCGATGGCGCTCGAACTCGCTTTCCGCAGCGAGGATTTCAAGGAAGGACTGGCCGCATTCCGGGAGAAACGCGAAGCACGGTTTCAGGGTCGATGA
- a CDS encoding hotdog family protein, with the protein MTTTGQITDEGLARLRARIGIAVPHPQPPHYRRPNEDCFRHVAEAYGDPNPLWCDPEYAAKTRWEGSIAPPVLIGGDTLVGENEVTELTAEERELTKGDPLRGVHAFYAASMRQWWAPLYADRRVFRRNALVAALDKRSEFAGRAVHEWTAEVFRDEEGTLLGAQYRNMIRTERSAARGRRKYHDVELKTWTPDEIAEIDARYAAEAPRGAEPRWWEDVDEGDSLGPLTKGPLTVTDMICWHVGMGMGLYGVRPLRLGWQNRRRIPRFYTPDAQGIPDVAQRVHWDPEAARNAGNPTTFDYGRMRETWLIHLCTDWMGDDGWLWKLDCEFRRFNYVGDLHTITGTVVRKYLADGNRPAVDVDLAATNQRGEVTTPGHATILLPSRRHGPVRLPEPPGGADTLAGVLQAAIAEFENR; encoded by the coding sequence GTGACGACGACCGGTCAGATCACCGACGAGGGACTGGCCCGGTTGCGCGCCAGGATCGGCATCGCCGTGCCGCATCCGCAACCCCCGCACTACCGGCGCCCGAACGAGGACTGCTTCCGGCACGTCGCCGAGGCCTACGGCGATCCCAATCCGCTGTGGTGCGACCCGGAATACGCGGCCAAGACCCGGTGGGAGGGCTCCATCGCCCCGCCGGTGCTCATCGGCGGCGACACCCTGGTCGGTGAGAACGAAGTCACCGAGCTCACCGCCGAGGAACGCGAACTGACCAAGGGCGACCCGCTGCGCGGGGTGCACGCGTTCTACGCCGCCTCGATGCGGCAGTGGTGGGCTCCGCTGTACGCCGACCGGCGGGTGTTCCGGCGCAACGCGCTGGTGGCCGCGCTGGACAAACGCAGCGAGTTCGCCGGCCGCGCGGTGCACGAATGGACCGCCGAGGTGTTCCGCGACGAGGAGGGCACACTGCTCGGTGCCCAGTACCGCAACATGATCCGCACCGAACGCTCCGCCGCCCGCGGCCGCCGCAAGTACCACGACGTCGAGCTGAAGACCTGGACGCCAGACGAGATCGCCGAGATCGACGCCCGGTACGCGGCCGAAGCTCCCCGCGGTGCCGAACCGCGCTGGTGGGAGGACGTCGACGAGGGCGACAGCCTGGGACCGCTGACCAAGGGTCCGCTGACCGTCACCGACATGATCTGCTGGCACGTCGGCATGGGCATGGGCCTCTACGGGGTTCGCCCGCTGCGGCTGGGCTGGCAGAACCGCCGGCGCATCCCCCGCTTCTACACCCCGGACGCGCAAGGGATCCCCGACGTCGCGCAGCGCGTGCACTGGGATCCCGAGGCCGCCCGCAACGCGGGCAACCCCACCACGTTCGACTACGGCCGGATGCGGGAGACGTGGCTGATCCACCTGTGCACCGACTGGATGGGTGACGACGGCTGGCTGTGGAAACTCGACTGCGAGTTCCGTCGCTTCAACTACGTCGGCGACCTGCACACCATCACCGGCACGGTGGTGCGCAAGTACCTGGCCGACGGCAACCGGCCCGCCGTCGACGTCGACCTCGCCGCCACCAACCAACGCGGTGAGGTGACCACCCCCGGACACGCCACCATCCTGCTGCCGAGCCGGCGCCACGGGCCGGTGCGGCTGCCCGAGCCACCCGGCGGCGCCGACACGCTCGCCGGTGTGCTGCAGGCCGCGATCGCGGAGTTCGAGAACCGATGA
- a CDS encoding enoyl-CoA hydratase/isomerase family protein, protein MADEQPGIEVVTDDDGVRRITIDRADVGNSLSPLARDALADAFLSADRDPAVRAVLLTAAGSRHFCTGAGLSADSRPAERRPGDIARLLQQGWQRLIGAILDCAKPVVAAVNGTAAGAGASLVLASDLVVMSETARLIEPFVARGILPDSGAVFLLTRIVGLRRATELLMLGEPVDAARCEQLGLVNRVVAAEAVYPTALELARRLAAGPTVMLSLTKRLLAVSSESGRDRAFTEEAWAQEIVSTSHDLQEGLRAFAERREPRFRGC, encoded by the coding sequence GTGGCCGACGAGCAGCCGGGAATCGAGGTCGTCACCGATGACGACGGGGTCCGAAGGATCACCATTGATCGTGCGGATGTCGGAAATTCGTTGTCGCCCTTGGCTCGTGACGCGCTCGCCGATGCATTTCTCTCCGCCGACCGGGATCCCGCGGTGCGCGCGGTGCTGTTGACCGCGGCCGGATCGCGCCACTTCTGCACCGGTGCCGGGCTGTCCGCCGACTCCCGCCCGGCGGAGCGCCGGCCGGGCGACATCGCCCGGCTGCTGCAGCAGGGCTGGCAGCGGCTGATCGGCGCGATCCTGGACTGCGCCAAGCCGGTGGTGGCCGCGGTCAACGGCACCGCCGCCGGCGCGGGAGCGAGCCTGGTGCTCGCGTCCGATCTGGTGGTGATGTCGGAGACGGCGCGGCTGATCGAACCGTTCGTGGCGCGCGGGATCCTGCCCGACTCCGGCGCGGTGTTCCTGCTGACCCGCATCGTGGGGTTGCGCCGCGCCACCGAACTGTTGATGCTCGGCGAACCGGTGGACGCCGCGCGATGCGAACAGCTCGGGCTGGTCAACCGGGTGGTGGCGGCGGAGGCCGTGTATCCGACCGCGCTCGAGTTGGCGCGCCGGCTGGCGGCCGGCCCGACGGTGATGCTGTCGCTGACCAAACGGCTGCTCGCGGTCTCCTCGGAGTCCGGGCGCGACCGCGCCTTCACCGAGGAGGCGTGGGCGCAGGAGATCGTGTCGACCAGCCACGATCTGCAGGAGGGGCTGCGCGCGTTCGCCGAGCGGCGCGAGCCACGGTTCCGGGGATGTTGA
- a CDS encoding SDR family NAD(P)-dependent oxidoreductase gives MQQLTFDNEVAIVTGAGRGLGRAHALELARRGARVVVNDLGANVDGTGASSSAAQAVVDEIVAAGGTAVASTDSVATPEGGGAIVATAMEAFGRVDILVNNAGILRDAAFKNMTPEQVSAVLDVHLAGAFNVTRAVWPIMREANYGRIIQTSSGTGLFGNFGQANYGAAKMGLIGMMHVLAIEGARNNIAINAIAPIARTRMTEDIMGEAGKGMDPELVTPVVVYLAHRSCDRTAHIYSVGGGKVSRVFIGQTKGIEDPALTAEAVAAAIDEIDDPGSFTIRGGPVRTEVG, from the coding sequence ATGCAACAACTGACTTTCGACAACGAGGTCGCCATCGTCACCGGTGCCGGGCGGGGTCTGGGCCGCGCCCACGCCCTGGAACTGGCCCGTCGCGGCGCCCGGGTGGTGGTCAACGACCTGGGCGCCAACGTCGACGGCACCGGAGCGTCCTCCTCGGCGGCCCAGGCGGTGGTCGACGAGATCGTCGCCGCCGGCGGCACCGCGGTCGCCAGCACCGACTCGGTGGCCACCCCCGAGGGCGGCGGGGCGATCGTGGCCACCGCGATGGAGGCCTTCGGCCGGGTGGACATCCTGGTCAACAACGCCGGGATCCTGCGCGACGCGGCGTTCAAGAACATGACGCCCGAGCAGGTGAGCGCGGTGCTCGACGTGCATCTGGCCGGGGCGTTCAACGTCACCCGCGCGGTGTGGCCCATCATGCGCGAGGCCAACTACGGCCGGATCATCCAGACCAGCTCCGGCACCGGACTGTTCGGCAACTTCGGGCAGGCCAACTACGGTGCGGCCAAGATGGGGCTGATCGGGATGATGCACGTGCTCGCCATCGAGGGAGCCCGCAACAACATCGCGATCAATGCCATCGCGCCGATCGCGCGGACCCGGATGACCGAGGACATCATGGGCGAGGCGGGCAAGGGAATGGACCCGGAGCTGGTCACCCCGGTGGTGGTCTACCTGGCGCACCGCAGCTGTGACCGCACCGCGCACATCTACTCGGTCGGCGGCGGCAAGGTGTCGCGGGTGTTCATCGGCCAGACCAAGGGCATCGAGGATCCGGCGCTGACCGCGGAGGCGGTCGCCGCCGCCATCGACGAGATCGACGATCCGGGATCGTTCACCATCCGGGGCGGGCCGGTGCGGACCGAGGTGGGCTGA
- a CDS encoding class I adenylate-forming enzyme family protein, giving the protein MTTSIDLLRRAQQRAAERRDRYRAAGFWSAEPLDVVRAAARRRPDGTALIHRDAQLSYAELDERVDRRAAGLLRAGVRAGVPVLAVVGNDVDSVVAVHAAIRVDAVVLLVPRGSGAAGVADIARRTGARFGLAPNWPDAPAAGLPDGFAWLPVSGEKLAEPVPEPARAADEPSFVLFTSGTTAAPKGVIHSLSTLAKASVNYIDAAGLTGADRLFLISPLGSVTGVVQALFIAPMLEVAVVLEDRWDPAATCALLVDTGATWYGGPDRLLNRLLDEAAGKGVEIPLRAVYLGGTMLDRRIVERAEDAGIVVMRAYGSSEVPVSTSGLRGEPREVRHADDGRPLADVEVKVGSATEPTECCIRGPHAFLGYTDAADEQHAFEDDWFRTGDAADLADGRVRIVGRLRDIVIRNGLKIPAAEVDEAISRIPGVRDCASYPVPDATTGEHLAVAVVADPGTELTLQTVADALTAAGLPKYKLPEELVFWDEPLPVNANGKVERKKLADRAAGRPRQLAARLASG; this is encoded by the coding sequence ATGACCACATCGATCGACCTGCTCCGACGCGCCCAACAGCGGGCCGCGGAGCGACGCGACCGCTACCGCGCCGCGGGTTTCTGGTCGGCCGAACCGCTCGACGTCGTGCGGGCGGCCGCCCGTCGGCGGCCGGACGGTACCGCGCTGATCCACCGCGACGCGCAGCTCAGCTACGCCGAACTCGACGAGCGCGTCGACCGACGCGCCGCCGGGCTGCTCCGTGCCGGTGTCCGCGCCGGGGTACCGGTGCTCGCCGTGGTCGGCAACGACGTGGACTCGGTGGTGGCGGTGCACGCCGCCATCCGGGTCGACGCGGTCGTGCTGCTGGTGCCGCGCGGCTCGGGGGCCGCCGGGGTGGCCGACATCGCCCGGCGGACCGGGGCCCGGTTCGGGCTGGCGCCGAACTGGCCGGACGCGCCGGCCGCGGGGTTGCCGGACGGTTTCGCCTGGCTGCCGGTGTCGGGCGAGAAGCTCGCCGAACCGGTTCCGGAGCCGGCCCGAGCCGCCGACGAGCCGTCGTTCGTGCTGTTCACCTCGGGCACCACCGCCGCTCCCAAGGGGGTGATCCACTCGCTGAGCACCCTGGCGAAGGCCTCGGTCAACTACATCGACGCGGCCGGGCTCACCGGCGCGGACCGGCTGTTTCTGATCAGCCCGCTCGGTTCGGTCACCGGGGTGGTGCAGGCGCTGTTCATCGCGCCGATGCTCGAGGTCGCGGTGGTGCTGGAGGACCGCTGGGATCCGGCGGCCACCTGCGCGCTGCTCGTCGACACCGGCGCCACCTGGTACGGCGGGCCGGACCGGCTGCTGAACCGGCTGCTGGACGAAGCAGCCGGAAAGGGGGTCGAGATCCCGCTGCGGGCGGTGTATCTCGGCGGCACCATGCTCGACCGCCGCATCGTCGAACGCGCCGAGGACGCCGGCATCGTGGTCATGCGCGCCTACGGATCGTCGGAGGTGCCGGTGAGCACCTCGGGCCTGCGGGGCGAACCGCGCGAGGTGCGGCACGCCGACGACGGCCGGCCGCTCGCCGACGTCGAGGTCAAGGTGGGATCGGCCACCGAGCCCACCGAATGCTGCATCCGCGGGCCGCACGCGTTTCTCGGCTACACCGACGCCGCCGACGAACAGCACGCCTTCGAGGACGACTGGTTCCGCACCGGCGACGCCGCCGACCTCGCCGACGGGCGGGTGCGCATCGTCGGGCGCCTGCGCGACATCGTGATCCGCAACGGGCTGAAGATCCCGGCCGCCGAGGTCGACGAGGCGATCTCGCGCATCCCCGGGGTGCGGGACTGCGCGTCGTACCCGGTGCCCGACGCCACCACGGGGGAGCACCTCGCGGTCGCGGTGGTGGCCGATCCCGGCACGGAGCTGACCCTGCAGACCGTGGCCGACGCGCTCACCGCCGCCGGGCTGCCGAAGTACAAGCTGCCCGAGGAACTGGTCTTCTGGGACGAGCCGTTGCCGGTCAACGCCAACGGCAAGGTGGAGCGCAAGAAACTCGCGGATCGTGCGGCGGGCCGGCCGCGCCAGCTGGCCGCGCGGCTGGCGAGCGGCTAG